From the genome of Streptomyces xanthophaeus:
GGGTCCTGACCGCGGACGTCGAGCGGCGGGTGCTCGCGCAGACCGTGGTCATGCGCGGGACGGTGGTCGCCGACCAGAGCGTCGCCGTGTCCCCGCAGGGGGTGCGCTCCGGCGAGGGGACGGGCGCGGCCCTGGTGACCAAACTGCCGCTGAAGGCCGGGGACCCGGTCACGGCGGGGCAGCTGATCGCCGAGGTGTCCGGGCGGCCGGTGTTCACCCTGCACGGCGCGCAGCCGATGTACCGCGACCTGAGGCCCGGGGCCACCGGCGACGACGTCGCGCAGCTGCAGCAGGCGCTGCGCGAGCTCGGGCACGGCACCGGCGGCGACGCGAAGGGCGTCTTCGGGGCCGGTACGAAGGCCGCGCTCGCCGCCCGCTACCGGGCCATCGGGTACGAACCGCTGCCCGCGGTCGCCGACGGGGGCGCGGCCCTGAAGTCGGCGCGGGAGGCCGTACGGTCCGCGACGTGGGCCGTGGAGGACGCGAGCGGCCCGACCGGCCCGGTGGGCGCGCCCGCGGAGGGCGGCTCCGGCAAGGGCGGGGCCACGCCGGGCCCCGGCGCGACAGCGAGCCCCGGCCCGGGCTCCGGCTCCGGCTCCGGCCGGGAGCTCGCGCGGGCGCGGCAGGCCCTCGGAGAGGCCCGGGCCGCGCTCGCGGCCGCCGAGGCCGCCGACGGGCCGATGCTGCCCACCGCCGAGGCCGTGTTCCTGGGTTCCTTCCCGGCCCGCGTCAGCTCCGTCGGAGCCCGCGCCGGCTCCCCCGTGGCCGGGCCGGTGCTCACGCTCTCCGGCGGGGAGCTCGTCGTCGAGGCCTACCTCAAGGACGACAAGAGGCAGCTGCTGCGTGCCGGGATGACCGTGGTGATCTCCTCGGAGCTCTCCGGCACCGATGTCCGCGGCAAGGTGGCGGTCGTCGCCACCGAGCGGTCCGCCGCGCAGCCCGCCGGACCGCAACCGCAGCAGGACCCCGGCCAGAACCCCAAGGGCGGCGGGGGCGGCGGCCCGGTCGGCGCCGGCGCCGACCTCGGCCACCGGATGGTGGTCACCGCCGACCAGCCGCTGCCCGCGGGCTTCGCCGGGCAGGACGTCCGGCTGACCATCGAGTCCGCCGCCACCGACGGCGAGGCGCTCGTCGTCCCGGTCACCGCCGTCTCGGCGGGCGCGGACGGACGTACGGTCGTCACCGCCGTGTCCGCCGACGGCACCCAGCGGC
Proteins encoded in this window:
- a CDS encoding peptidoglycan-binding domain-containing protein, yielding MSEAEQVVEHTEAPAAAADDDRGGLARGRRVVLAVVGGAALMAVGGLLATTLVKSPAQVAAETGPPAQGVLTADVERRVLAQTVVMRGTVVADQSVAVSPQGVRSGEGTGAALVTKLPLKAGDPVTAGQLIAEVSGRPVFTLHGAQPMYRDLRPGATGDDVAQLQQALRELGHGTGGDAKGVFGAGTKAALAARYRAIGYEPLPAVADGGAALKSAREAVRSATWAVEDASGPTGPVGAPAEGGSGKGGATPGPGATASPGPGSGSGSGRELARARQALGEARAALAAAEAADGPMLPTAEAVFLGSFPARVSSVGARAGSPVAGPVLTLSGGELVVEAYLKDDKRQLLRAGMTVVISSELSGTDVRGKVAVVATERSAAQPAGPQPQQDPGQNPKGGGGGGPVGAGADLGHRMVVTADQPLPAGFAGQDVRLTIESAATDGEALVVPVTAVSAGADGRTVVTAVSADGTQRRIEVRAGTSGDGFVAVTPARAGALAAGTKVVIGVAPRETRGKTK